The Bemisia tabaci chromosome 8, PGI_BMITA_v3 genome has a segment encoding these proteins:
- the LOC109029796 gene encoding RUS family member 1, with product MEQEILLKEKYGCLGAESVYVKPADQDSVIRIDESKVRSGSQRSNILLFFKQFFNEVFLPQGYPYTVSDDYWSYQYWDTVQAFCSSICGSLTTHAIMKGVGVGDTAATPLAAAVTWILKDGTGMTGRIAFAWWKGSRLDAECKAWRLMADVLNDIAMLAEMLLPYVPNYTTIILCASQSAKAIVGVAGGATRAAITQHQAIRGNMGDVSAKDGSQETCINLLASFVGIFLLTTVTNAFCVWALFVILASCHIYANYQAVLSLRLISLNTERMNLILKHYFSSKNEVPTPREVNAQESIIPGSGLTTKQLCGFDIYLGCSLQHSLKNRVISAEELKSMPEKLCCDNFMLLIDPENCIIRVVFREHESAHDVIQAYFTAVCMAIMLSVSKTTRLAHLPDPAMINKNPGRIMSDVTQPYDFLVCTGKSYSGGIPSEEQIAKVLESNNEISKAFKIFMDLLETQGWKTDRHHFIVDEWRASWPLYRSSDNRSETRKKK from the exons ATGGAGCAAGAAATTcttctgaaggaaaaatatggctGCCTAGGAGCAGAATCAGTCTACGTGAAACCTGCAG ACCAAGACTCTGTCATCCGCATAGATGAGTCGAAAGTTCGCAGTGGCAGCCAGCGCTCAAACATTTTACTATTTTTCAAGCAATTCTTCAATGAGGTCTTTTTACCGCAAGGTTACCCATACACTGTTAGTGATGACTATTGGTCCTATCAGTATTGGGACACAGTCCAG GCCTTCTGCAGCTCAATATGTGGGAGCCTCACCACTCATGCAATCATGAAAGGAGTCGGAGTAGGTGACACAGCTGCAACCCCTCTAGCCGCAGCTGTAACTTGGATCCTCAAGGACGGAACAGGCATGACGGGAAGAATTGCCTTCGCTTGGTGGAAAGG ATCAAGACTTGATGCAGAGTGCAAAGCTTGGAGACTTATGGCTGATGTGCTCAACGATATTGCAATGTTAGCAGAAATGCTTTTGCCCTATGTTCCTAACTATACGACAATAATACTCTGTGCATCTCAATCTGCAAAAGCTATTGTTGGTGTTGCTGGAGGAGCTACAAGAGCAGCTATCACCCAGCATCAG GCTATTCGCGGAAACATGGGAGACGTATCTGCCAAAGATGGAAGTCAGGAAACTTGCATTAATTTACTCGCTTCCTTTGTCGGAATTTTTCTCCTAACAACTGTGACAAATGCTTT CTGTGTCTGGGCACTTTTTGTTATTCTTGCAAGCTGTCACATTTATGCCAATTATCAGGCTGTGCTTTCCCTACGATTGATCTCACTAAATACAGAACGAATGAATTTGATTCTTAAGCACTATTTCTCGTCTAAAAATGAAGTTCCAACTCCCAGAGAAGTCAACGCTCAAGAATCCATTATTCCAGGATCTGGCCTAACTA CTAAGCAGCTCTGTGGATTTGACATTTATCTTGGATGTTCTTTGcaacattctctgaaaaatagaGTCATTTCTGCTGAAGAGCTGAAATCGATGCCGGAAAAACTTTGTTGCGACAACTTCATGCTTTTGATTGATCCAGAAAATTGTATCATCCGTGTGGTATTTCGAGAACACGAATCAGCTCATGATGTCATCCAAGCCTATTTCACTGCTGTCTGTATGGCTATCATGCTCTCTGTCTCCAAGACAACGAGATTG gCTCATCTCCCTGATCCAGCCATGATCAACAAAAATCCAGGAAGGATTATGAGTGACGTTACTCAACCATATGATTTCCTTGTCTGCACGGGTAAAAGTTATTCTGGAGGAATACCCTCAGAAGAACAAATTGCGAAAGTTTTAGAGTCAAATAATGAAATAAGTAAAGCTTTCAAAATCTTCATGGACCTCTTGGAAACTCAAG GGTGGAAGACGGATCGTCACCATTTCATTGTTGATGAGTGGAGAGCATCGTGGCCTTTGTATCGATCAAGTGACAACAGATCAGAAACTAGAAAGAAAAAGTGA